One stretch of Streptomyces sp. NBC_00443 DNA includes these proteins:
- a CDS encoding TOMM precursor leader peptide-binding protein: MSAQTTGCWACAVLRLGTNGASAPAADVWSALALGLPATTPLPGGPLSAMLGNLLGFEVFKSATGALPAETAGQLIVQDTESLDVASEPLLPHPRCPFCADDTLAEVPEVDLATGDTDDALALPTVDTAREADELVAELNRRSVLLRPHAGVFRRYDDEDITQTPLKLSVVELGVGHGRPRRIAAADVHHVAGARLRALHRAAETYAEHVVPHARTTAPAPAVRLAPAELATATGLVGTEADVREWDAAASLLTKERFLVPGEAVRPFGAGKPERLFEATSAGMWAGASVADAAAQGMLSALAYDALRRTVRGAAVPGVAVPADAGPELTFLMRSAVNLGVEAELLDLGERERSGVSVVLARTGALWSVGAELSYRAAAVAALRDLLGQVQLEQQGPADDTSFGDPVLSDLDPRALTVIGTVSANPDAGTSWADVLRRLGEQARDALVVPTGSADLERAGIHVVRVLLTSEARRVG; this comes from the coding sequence ATGTCAGCTCAGACAACAGGGTGTTGGGCGTGTGCGGTGCTGCGTCTCGGCACCAACGGGGCCTCCGCTCCAGCCGCCGACGTGTGGAGTGCGCTCGCGCTGGGCCTGCCGGCCACCACACCGCTTCCAGGCGGTCCGCTGTCCGCGATGCTCGGCAACCTGCTCGGGTTCGAGGTCTTCAAGTCGGCGACCGGTGCCCTGCCGGCCGAGACGGCCGGGCAGCTGATCGTGCAGGACACGGAGTCGCTCGATGTCGCCTCGGAGCCCCTGCTCCCGCACCCGCGCTGCCCGTTCTGCGCCGACGACACGCTCGCCGAGGTGCCCGAGGTGGATCTGGCGACCGGGGACACCGACGACGCTCTCGCGCTGCCCACCGTCGACACCGCCCGCGAGGCGGACGAGCTGGTGGCGGAGCTGAACCGCCGCTCGGTGCTGCTGCGGCCGCACGCCGGTGTCTTCCGCCGCTACGACGACGAGGACATCACCCAGACCCCGCTGAAGCTGAGCGTGGTCGAACTCGGCGTGGGGCACGGCCGCCCCCGGCGGATCGCCGCCGCCGACGTCCACCACGTGGCCGGCGCCCGCCTGCGCGCCCTGCACCGCGCCGCCGAGACGTACGCCGAGCACGTCGTCCCGCACGCCCGCACCACCGCCCCGGCACCCGCGGTGCGCCTCGCCCCGGCCGAGCTGGCCACCGCCACCGGCCTCGTGGGCACGGAGGCGGACGTACGGGAGTGGGACGCGGCGGCCTCGCTGCTCACGAAGGAGCGGTTCCTGGTGCCGGGCGAGGCCGTGCGCCCGTTCGGTGCCGGCAAACCGGAGCGGCTCTTCGAGGCGACGAGCGCCGGGATGTGGGCCGGTGCGAGCGTGGCCGACGCCGCCGCGCAGGGCATGCTGTCGGCGCTCGCGTACGACGCGCTCCGGCGGACCGTCCGAGGTGCCGCCGTGCCCGGCGTGGCCGTGCCCGCCGACGCCGGTCCCGAACTCACCTTCCTGATGCGCTCCGCCGTCAACCTCGGTGTCGAGGCCGAGCTGCTCGACCTCGGTGAACGGGAGCGGTCCGGCGTGTCGGTCGTCCTCGCCCGGACCGGCGCCCTCTGGTCGGTCGGGGCCGAGCTGTCGTACCGGGCCGCGGCCGTGGCGGCGCTACGTGACCTGCTGGGTCAGGTTCAGCTCGAGCAGCAGGGGCCGGCCGACGACACGTCGTTCGGGGATCCGGTGCTCAGCGATCTCGACCCGCGTGCCCTGACGGTGATCGGCACGGTGAGCGCCAACCCGGACGCCGGCACATCCTGGGCTGACGTACTGCGCCGGCTCGGCGAACAGGCCCGTGACGCACTCGTCGTACCGACCGGCTCCGCGGACCTCGAACGCGCCGGCATCCACGTCGTGCGCGTACTACTTACGTCGGAGGCCCGGCGTGTCGGTTGA
- a CDS encoding AfsR/SARP family transcriptional regulator: MRFQLLGLLSITDGEHAAVLQPSKPTNLLAALLIHSGAVVSTDYLLRAVWDTEPPATARAALQSCVLRLRRIFTKYGIANDTIEAVPGGYRMRMDRETLDLVRFRSLVQSADSARDAETESYVLREALALWQGPVLANVSSHMLHRDEAPRLSEERLRALERLCDIELARGRCREVLTDVWDAARRHPERERFAEQLIEALYRTGRQTEALVEIRAVKERLKEEFGIDPGGPLQRLEMAILRGEELDTAPGPKVLPAIGARASSRPAALPAGVAMADLPSPAPDQIPAQEQAPAVAALPPASPTAHDQAQDAAHDPTYARATDTTLSLAVTTPAPTVPSLAPVPCFTGRATQLAAIQRALTADHPQTGLVVISGAPGIGKTALALQAAHLVQDAFPGGCFTLAMSDPDGSALSTAEALGRLPSPSRPGRRLLILDDVSSAGRIRPLLPSPAEGAAVVTSRRGLAGLVATHGGVVHRLDTLGEQESYDLLVATLGAERVGQEPDAAHELARICGHFPLSLRIAAARLLTRPGLGIADCVSWLAKDLPARLSLADEPLMSVPQVFEASLRRLDPDLREAFLLLAAQFEGAGNPDAPPPDEVLEQLADAGFVEEGPPKPYRIHELLRIYARQLAAPARTPG, from the coding sequence ATGCGGTTCCAGCTGTTAGGGCTCCTGAGCATCACCGACGGTGAGCACGCCGCCGTCCTGCAGCCGTCCAAGCCCACGAATCTCCTGGCCGCCCTGCTCATCCACTCCGGCGCGGTGGTCTCGACCGACTATCTGTTGCGCGCCGTCTGGGACACCGAGCCCCCAGCCACGGCCAGGGCAGCCCTGCAGAGCTGCGTCCTGCGGTTGCGCAGGATCTTCACGAAGTACGGGATAGCCAACGACACCATCGAGGCCGTACCGGGCGGTTACCGGATGCGGATGGACCGCGAGACCCTCGACCTCGTCCGCTTCCGCAGCCTGGTCCAGTCGGCCGACTCCGCCCGCGACGCCGAGACGGAGTCGTACGTACTGCGCGAGGCCCTCGCCCTGTGGCAGGGCCCCGTACTCGCCAACGTCTCCTCACACATGCTGCACCGCGACGAGGCGCCGCGGCTGTCGGAGGAACGGCTCAGGGCACTGGAGCGGCTGTGCGACATCGAACTGGCGCGCGGGCGATGTCGCGAGGTCCTGACCGATGTGTGGGACGCGGCCCGACGCCACCCGGAGCGGGAACGGTTCGCTGAGCAGTTGATCGAGGCGCTGTACAGAACCGGCCGCCAGACAGAAGCCCTTGTGGAGATCCGGGCCGTCAAGGAGCGGCTGAAGGAGGAGTTCGGCATCGATCCGGGCGGTCCTCTCCAGCGGCTGGAGATGGCCATCCTCCGTGGCGAGGAGCTGGATACCGCCCCGGGCCCCAAAGTCCTCCCCGCGATCGGGGCACGGGCATCCTCGCGACCGGCCGCACTGCCGGCCGGGGTCGCCATGGCCGATCTGCCGAGTCCGGCGCCGGACCAGATTCCGGCACAGGAACAGGCACCGGCTGTCGCGGCCCTTCCGCCTGCCTCCCCCACGGCTCACGACCAGGCACAAGACGCGGCGCACGACCCGACGTACGCCCGAGCCACAGACACCACTCTCAGCCTCGCCGTCACCACCCCCGCCCCCACCGTCCCCTCCCTCGCCCCCGTCCCTTGCTTCACCGGACGCGCCACCCAACTTGCCGCGATTCAACGCGCGTTGACCGCCGATCATCCGCAGACCGGCCTGGTGGTGATCTCCGGAGCCCCCGGCATCGGCAAGACCGCTCTCGCGCTGCAGGCGGCCCACCTGGTGCAGGACGCCTTTCCCGGCGGCTGCTTCACCCTGGCCATGTCCGACCCTGACGGCAGCGCGCTCAGTACGGCGGAGGCCCTGGGGCGGCTTCCCTCCCCGAGCCGACCGGGGCGTCGGCTGCTCATCCTCGACGACGTGTCGAGCGCCGGGCGGATACGGCCCCTGCTCCCCTCCCCCGCCGAAGGTGCCGCCGTCGTGACCAGCAGACGCGGGCTCGCGGGCTTGGTCGCCACGCACGGCGGCGTCGTGCATCGCCTCGATACGCTCGGCGAGCAGGAGTCCTACGACCTCCTGGTCGCCACCCTGGGTGCCGAGCGGGTCGGTCAGGAACCGGACGCCGCGCACGAACTCGCTCGTATCTGCGGGCACTTCCCCCTCAGCCTGCGGATCGCCGCCGCCCGTCTGCTGACCCGGCCCGGTCTCGGCATCGCCGACTGCGTGAGCTGGCTGGCCAAGGACCTGCCCGCACGGCTCTCCCTCGCCGACGAGCCGCTGATGTCCGTACCCCAAGTCTTCGAAGCCTCTCTGCGGCGGCTCGATCCGGATCTGCGTGAGGCCTTCCTGCTGCTCGCCGCGCAGTTCGAGGGCGCCGGGAACCCGGATGCGCCGCCGCCCGACGAGGTGCTCGAACAGCTCGCGGACGCCGGGTTCGTCGAGGAGGGCCCGCCCAAGCCGTACCGCATCCACGAACTGCTCAGGATCTACGCGCGTCAGCTTGCCGCGCCCGCCCGAACTCCCGGCTGA